GACGGCGCTGGTCAGACAGCCTGCCGCACCGTGGGGGTGAGGGGCAGGATTTCCCGCTTCTGGTGCACGGTCAGGTAGCGCAGTCCTTCTGGGCCGGCGGCGAACTGCCGCCGTGACCGACGCGGTAGCCAGAGCAGGGCGCCGGGGGCCAGGTCGATCGTGCCCTCTTCGGTGGTCAGCCGGCCGCTGCCACACAGCACGTGGATCAAGACGTCGACGTCGGCTCCTGTGTGCGTGTCGATTCCGCCGTTGGGCGCCAGCGTGATGACATTCGAGTCCAGGTCGCGTTCGCGGACGTCCAGCTTCCACGCCACGCCGGACGCGTCCGGTTCTAGGTCGGCACCCGCGATATCGGCGGTGTTCGTCAGAACCCGCGGCAGCGGCGTGGTGGTGAGCTTGCTGATTCGGATCCGCCAGACCGTCGGCCCTTTCTCGACGTACTCCCACCCGTAGCTGCCGGCGTGATCGGCCTCGAATTCGTCATGGAGGTGCTTGGGGTCGTGGTTGTTGACCAACACGAACGATCCCCCGACCGGCAGGTCAGCATAGGCGGCGAAGATCGTCGGGTGCTTGTCGGGCTTGCGCAGCTGTCGCACG
The nucleotide sequence above comes from Mycobacterium malmoense. Encoded proteins:
- a CDS encoding DUF2249 domain-containing protein → MADNELDVRQLRKPDKHPTIFAAYADLPVGGSFVLVNNHDPKHLHDEFEADHAGSYGWEYVEKGPTVWRIRISKLTTTPLPRVLTNTADIAGADLEPDASGVAWKLDVRERDLDSNVITLAPNGGIDTHTGADVDVLIHVLCGSGRLTTEEGTIDLAPGALLWLPRRSRRQFAAGPEGLRYLTVHQKREILPLTPTVRQAV